In the genome of Drosophila pseudoobscura strain MV-25-SWS-2005 chromosome 3, UCI_Dpse_MV25, whole genome shotgun sequence, one region contains:
- the LOC4803868 gene encoding PRKR-interacting protein 1 homolog, with protein MSLIKNLVKETENKPKKKKKDAGSGDSDSDGKGGPLRPFVKTATDLQRLKLEKLMKHPEKPVIIPEARRERDYNASVPTFVRNVMGSSAGAGSGEFHVYRHLRRKEYARQKNIQHQSAREAADDAFQQKIDDNRRLAEERTAKKRAKRLKKKQRAKKPREQKMDVVKPESESSGSASEDENVEQKPDTVDPKPESPDSQKETAVPNPADPKSEINGPEPLETSDLFDASAPAKNET; from the exons ATGTCGCTTATTAAAAATTTAGTAAAAGAAACGGAGAACAAGccgaagaagaaaaagaaagatgCTGGATCCGGGGACAGCGATTCTGATGGCAAGGGAGGGCCACTGCGACCATTTGTCAAAACGGCCACCGATCTGCAGAGGCTAAAATTAGAAAAACTGATGAAGCATCCT GAGAAGCCAGTAATCATACCAGAGGCACGTCGCGAACGGGACTACAATGCGTCGGTGCCAACATTTGTGCGAAACGTAATGGGCAGCagtgctggagctggatccGGGGAGTTCCATGTTTATCGACATTTACGTAGGAAGGAATATGCCCGCCAGAAAAATATACAGCATCAAAGCGCTCGCGAGGCTGCAGACGACGCATTCCAACAGAAAATAGATGACAACCGACGATTGGCAGAGGAGCGTACAgccaaaaaaagagcaaagagGCTCAAGAAGAAACAGCGCGCAAAAAAGCCACGAGAACAAAAGATGGACGTAGTAAAACCGGAATCGGAGTCAAGTGGAAGTGCGTCGGAAGATGAAAATGTTGAGCAGAAGCCAGATACTGTAGATCCAAAGCCTGAGAGCCCAGATTCGCAGAAAGAGACGGCAGTTCCAAATCCGGCAGATCCAAAGTCAGAAATCAACGGTCCTGAACCACTAGAGACATCGGATCTCTTTGATGCTTCTGCCCCTGCGAAAAACGAAACCTGA